The DNA sequence GCTGTCAGGCCATTCGAGCATGCGCAAGATCAGCCGCGCCCCCAGCGACCTGGTCGCGCAGACTACCGGACGCCACCATCAGTATCCGGACGGCTTCATGCTGTTTCTCGGGACACTGTTTGCGCCGGTGCAGGACCGTGGCGAAAAGGGCATGGGGTTCACCCATCATCTGGGCGACACGGTGGAAATCTCCAACGCCAAGCTCGGCGTGCTGAAAAACGTGGTGCAGCATTCAACCGACTGTCCGGAATGGACCTTTGGCTCCAGCCATTTGATGCGCAATCTGGCGCAACGCGGGTTGCTGTAAAGGTCGTAAGAGCTAATTTGCAGCTCTGCCGCCCTATCTCAGGCCCCTCGATTCAGGCGCAGCACACCGTCATGATGAACCACTTGTTCCTGATTGAAAATACAGGTTTTACGGCCGCCTTCGCGGCAAGTCGTTTTTGTGACGAATGCGCTTGTGCTGCCCAAATCCATTTGCTACATGCAGCGCGCCGACAGGTTTCGGCTCTACCACGTGCGGTCGTGGCGGAATTGGTAGACGCGCAGCGTTGAGGTCGCTGTGGGGTTAAACCCGTGGAAGTTCGAGTCTTCTCGACCGCACCATCAAACACCCGCTTCGGCGGGTTTTTTTGTGTCTTTAATCCGCATGCTGAGCCATTACCGGATCTGCCCGACAGTCGTGCATCCCAGGCCGATTACGTCTTATGTCGATGTGATCAGTATATGGGTCCGGCAAATCCCTTCCATTTTGGCGCCATCGGATCTAGACCAATCCAATGAACCAACGCGACACACTCGAGACACGGTTTTTCCCGCGAGACGGCAGTGCGCCGGTGAGATGGCGGATATCGGAAGGGCTGACGCCCTACCCCGACGCCGTGGCGCTGATGGAGGCTGAAGCCGAGAAGATCGCAGCCAGCCAGGCTGATGAACTCGTCTGGCTTGTCGAGCATCCGCCGCTCTACACCGCCGGTACCAGCGCCAAGGCGGAAGATCTGGTCGCTCCGGACCGTTTTGAAGTGCACCAGACCGGTCGCGGCGGCGAATACACCTATCATGGCCCCGGCCAGCGCGTGGCCTATGTGATGCTTGATCTCAAGCGCCGCCGGCAGGATGTGCGCGCCTTCGTTTCAGCCATGGAGGCGGTAATCATTGCGACGCTGGCAAGCATGAATGTCACGGGCGAACGGCGCGAAGACCGGGTTGGTGTGTGGGTGCGCCGGCCCGACAAGCCGCGGCTTGCCGACGGCGGCATGGCCGAGGACAAGATCGCGGCAATCGGCATTCGTCTGCGCAAATGGGTGAGCTTTCACGGGCTGGCATTGAACGTCGATCCGGATCTCGACCATTTCTCCGGCATCGTGCCCTGCGGTGTGCGGTTGCACGGGGTCACAAGTCTGGTTGATTTGGGCCTGCCCATTCCGATGCACGAAGCCGACATCAGGCTGCGCGATGCGTTTGAGACGACATTCGGAGCAACTCGGGACGACAGCCCGAATTCCCCCCAATAGCCTGCCCTGACGAATCAGACGGCCCCATACGAATTCTGACAACGCCATGCGCAGGACAAAGTTCTGGCTGAAGGGTGAGCGGGGTAGCCTCAGACCTCGATTTGGTCTGCGGCTTGCCTTCGGACGCCGCAATGACGTAAACTTAGCATCTACGAAAATCCCTGGCCCGCAGACAAAGCGGGCGGCGCTCTGGACTGAGTGTGCACAATCACCGATAGTAACGGTGCAGG is a window from the Hoeflea sp. IMCC20628 genome containing:
- the lipB gene encoding lipoyl(octanoyl) transferase LipB, encoding MNQRDTLETRFFPRDGSAPVRWRISEGLTPYPDAVALMEAEAEKIAASQADELVWLVEHPPLYTAGTSAKAEDLVAPDRFEVHQTGRGGEYTYHGPGQRVAYVMLDLKRRRQDVRAFVSAMEAVIIATLASMNVTGERREDRVGVWVRRPDKPRLADGGMAEDKIAAIGIRLRKWVSFHGLALNVDPDLDHFSGIVPCGVRLHGVTSLVDLGLPIPMHEADIRLRDAFETTFGATRDDSPNSPQ